A single genomic interval of Aureliella helgolandensis harbors:
- a CDS encoding BBP7 family outer membrane beta-barrel protein, translated as MKIRNLVLSLTLAGLGLNQAAAQGTYPSAPPAGRHVGDGVRSVGDSSSYAASTPDVRPTEFRTTTPTGGYIDNETIVDMKMLAPTASHGTGANHYTQSASNSSSLGWFSTEALLWFGEKNRSPAMLTTAGTGVQAIAGANGVNTLFGGNDGSDRGLQPGYRVSWGMYLDDCEKVAVAGRVYGLFTTSSSEAANSDATTSIGLPVYNSATNNNDAFQVAFFDGGVNGRITGNASVESELQMFGSDSSLHLLLGRANDHRADLLVGYTYNRLKDSLGVGYTSTNNFTGDAIPDGTIFQGSDLFESTNEFHGGHIGVLSSVTRSKLSLSTLAKISFGNMHQTRRSSGSRTEEFNSVVTPTADGFYSPSSYGSSRDEFAFIPELGIKLGYAVRDNLDFTVGYTFMFWSSVAMAGDQVGGAFDPASVTAGGVITRPPASDVSDSFWMQGIDLGLNWRF; from the coding sequence ATGAAAATCCGAAACTTAGTACTGTCGCTAACCTTAGCCGGTTTGGGCTTGAACCAAGCCGCCGCTCAAGGCACTTACCCATCCGCCCCACCTGCCGGTCGTCACGTTGGTGACGGCGTGCGAAGTGTCGGAGACAGCAGCAGCTATGCTGCGAGCACTCCTGACGTTCGCCCCACGGAGTTTCGCACGACGACTCCCACGGGAGGCTACATTGACAACGAAACCATCGTTGACATGAAGATGCTTGCTCCCACCGCCAGCCACGGCACAGGTGCAAATCACTACACTCAAAGCGCAAGCAACTCTTCCAGCCTAGGTTGGTTCAGTACCGAAGCACTCCTGTGGTTTGGCGAAAAGAACCGCTCCCCCGCCATGCTAACCACTGCAGGCACCGGCGTCCAAGCCATTGCGGGTGCCAATGGCGTCAACACTCTGTTCGGTGGGAATGATGGTAGTGACCGTGGATTGCAGCCTGGCTATCGCGTCTCGTGGGGCATGTACCTCGACGATTGTGAAAAGGTAGCTGTTGCGGGCCGTGTCTACGGGCTCTTCACCACATCCTCCTCGGAAGCAGCCAACAGCGACGCGACCACGTCCATTGGCCTGCCGGTATACAACTCTGCGACCAACAACAATGACGCGTTCCAAGTCGCTTTCTTTGACGGCGGCGTCAATGGTAGAATCACCGGAAATGCGTCTGTAGAATCCGAGCTGCAGATGTTTGGATCCGACAGCTCCCTGCACCTGCTTCTAGGCCGCGCCAATGACCATCGCGCCGATTTGCTGGTGGGATACACCTACAATCGCCTCAAAGATTCTTTGGGCGTCGGATACACGTCGACCAACAACTTCACCGGCGATGCAATTCCCGACGGTACCATCTTCCAAGGAAGCGATTTGTTCGAGAGCACGAATGAGTTTCACGGGGGACACATTGGGGTGTTGAGCAGCGTTACACGCAGCAAGCTCAGCCTCTCAACACTGGCGAAGATTAGCTTCGGGAACATGCACCAAACGCGTCGCAGCAGCGGTAGTCGGACCGAGGAGTTCAATAGTGTAGTGACTCCCACCGCCGACGGCTTCTACTCGCCGAGTTCCTACGGTTCAAGCCGAGATGAATTTGCATTCATCCCTGAGCTGGGCATCAAGTTGGGGTACGCGGTTCGAGACAACCTCGACTTCACCGTCGGATACACCTTCATGTTCTGGTCCAGCGTAGCGATGGCTGGCGACCAAGTTGGTGGAGCCTTCGATCCCGCCTCAGTCACAGCTGGGGGAGTCATCACCCGACCACCAGCCAGCGACGTCTCAGACAGCTTCTGGATGCAAGGTATCGATCTAGGTCTAAACTGGAGATTCTAG